The Dioscorea cayenensis subsp. rotundata cultivar TDr96_F1 chromosome 11, TDr96_F1_v2_PseudoChromosome.rev07_lg8_w22 25.fasta, whole genome shotgun sequence genomic interval TCAAATCAAACAAGCGCCGAGCGGAATCCAAACACCCGCAACTTGCGTACATATGAATCAATCCATTGAGAACAAAATCATACAACTCCCAACCACGCTTCAAGATCTGAGTATGAAACTTCCGGCCGTCAAACAAGGAGGAGAGCTCAACGCAAGCGCGGAGCACGAAGGAGAACGTGTAGTTATTGGGGGAGAAACCGGAACGGAGCATGTGCTTACAAAGATAGAGAGCATCAAGGGGTTGTTTCCGATCAGCGTGCGCGCGGATCATAGTATTCCAGGCGAAGGCGGTAGGACGGCGGAGGGCGCCAAATACGGCACGGGAATGGGCGAGGTCGCCGTCTTCGGAGATGGCATAGAAGGCAAGGAGCTTGGCGGCGGCATAAGGGTCGGAGATGGCGCCGGAGACGATGAGGCGGGCGTGGAGATGGTGGATTTGGGCGATGGTGAGAAGGAGATGCTGGCATCGATCCAAGAGCATTAGAGTTCGCTTGTCGGATTTCATGCATTTCATAGCTCGCGGGAACATCACTCACGCTTTGGTTCTGTTTCTGAATCAAAAGCCCGCCATTAAAAGAgagaatatattatattattacgtataaatggataatttttttttttaatttcatttcattatttatatatatatatatagttaataattcattttaaaaaattattaatactgATAAATAGTTAtgattatttagaaaaataaatttttgagtaaatttttttaaaattttattactatttcAACAACATAAATACTGTAACAAtactgtttatttattgttttttacaAGTCTTATAGGAGAATGTCGCTTTTCTCCCCttgattttaattctaaaatatcTTCTAAATCTTTACATAGTAAGATTTTATTTACCCAATGTGGTATTTCATAtttgatcaaattaatatttttctaaaaaattgtTAAGCACTATAACCGATACTTCACCATATTTATTTGTCTCTTAACACCTTTTTTGGATTAGCAATTCTCGTTATTTATTTCCAACACAAATTCTGAGTTTATAGTGGCATCTAAAAAATGATTCAAATTtgctaatatattttaataaaaaaatattttaaaaaaattgaattgacttttttaaaaaaattaagtttaagTTGAACAGAAGAATAATTACCAATTTTTCATTGATACAtctttaataatgataatttaacCTATCAACTTTTTGAAACAAATGGACAGGACAACAAACGAGTAATTGTGCCTAatatctttaataaaaatttggtaaataaaatttcatttcatttttaaaacataGACAATGCACTTGCATATCTCATTTTCCTAATTTTCAGTAATTggtaaaaaatactttttttataaaaatacataatcatattttagaaacaacaactaatttaaaattcttactttatttcaaatttaaattcaattcataatAGTACATTTATATCTCAACAAGATATGACATAAAGTTTTCTCTTGCAAAAATTAACACCATCTTTCTGATTCATGGTACCAACCAAATGGGCAATAAATATAAGAATCAGATTCAGCTATATATCATAAAGATCAACTTACCAATTAAAGCAAATGTAGGTAAACTTTTAACTTTGCAGTAAATTCATTTAAAATGTttgtaagaataaaaaaaaaaggaaaaatgaagtacaacaatgtaaatttttttaatatccaaaaGCTCTCATCTTTTTAACTTTggttctatttcatatttcccccccaaaaaaaaattacattcccCACCAGaacaccaaaacaaaacaaccacAACTACTCTTTCTCTGTATCAAAAAaaggatagaaaaaaaaaaaaaagaacaaaacttTTTCATCCCAGCCGTCTGATTTGAATCCAACGGCCATCACCGCATCATCATGCGGGTGCAAAGCCTTGATACATCAGCAGGCCTCACCGGCTTCAACAAGAAATCCTCTGCTCCTTCCTCCAAACATCTgcatttaaatttcattttaaccctcaaaaatttcaaaattcacaAACTTCCTTCAAAAGggtgtttttaataataatttttcaataccTCGTGATTCTACTAGGAACATTCTCAGAAGACATTATCACTACTGGGATCTCTTTCAGCACAGAAGACTcctattaatttataaataattaaaaaaaactttaaaaaaaaaataaatttcagttAACGGGTTAACGGGTTGCAAACCTTGACCCGTTTAAGCAAGTCAAACCCAGTCATATCCGGCATCCAATAATCAGTTATTATCATATTCACGTCCGGTTCCTGCAAAATTTCACCAAGACATAAACTCAGGGACCATTACTAACTTCAACCATTTTACAGGgacataaatgcaaaataaaaaattacaggGATATaactgcaaaaaaaaatttaaaaaattaaatcaattattaccaGGCCAAGAAGATCGAGTGCGCGCTGAGCGCTGTCGACGGCGGTGACTGAAAACAAGcgaaaaaaaaggaggaaaaatgtaagagagagagagagagagagagacaaaaaCGCAAACAGGTGACGCGCAAACAGAGTTCTAagaagcatttcatcaaacaccaaGCGAGCAGTAACGAAATTGGGCACCTTTGTGCTTGGAGCTGCGGAGAATCCGGGAGATTACGGCGCGGTCGACGCTGTTGTCGTCCACTGCAAGCACATGCATCTGTTGCTTCGACGACGCCATTCGGAAATCGAGAGAAGAAATCGGTGAAAGAGATGGGAGGGATAGAAGGAATATATATAGAGCtgggagaagagagagagaaaagagagatcTGGAAGGGGATATGGTAGTGAATGAGAAGGAAGAGGGTTTGACTTAAAAGagaggatgatgatgttgatgatgatgatgatgatgatgatgatgatgggagCAGTGGATCTGGGAAGAGGACGTCAGCGGATCTAGGGCATGGGTGGGAAGAGGATCCGGGCAGCAGTACCGGAGGAGATCCGCatccatttattatatatttacttatttaattcttttttatttactattttatctattgtttttatttcctgAAAATCCATCccagactttttttttttttttaatttgaataaaccactatatgattttattaaaaattaaacatcagCAGACACAAATATACATAACAGCCTGTCAAAATCACTTGGTTCAAAAGATTAGCTGTATCAAAATAAGTCTCTTATATGACGTGTGAAGTGGTGGAAGCTATGTCCCTTAGTTCTGAAACTAGGGTATTTTCTAGTTCCAACCTATTAAAATCTAACACGTGTCATCAAAtcataatagaataaaaaattaatatcatataaaaCACGTGTCAAAATATGCTATGCTAAATTATAACTGATTTCACAACCAACTCATACATcagatgtaaaaaaaaaacatacaaaaacaaaaatagataataaaaaaaaagaactcctACAAcacaaatgtaaaataaaataaaataacaacaaacacCGGAACCTAGAAAAACCCCAACCAAAAAGGTGAGAGGAGCAATCAAAAGCTCATGCTGCTAAATTTAAGTATCTCGTTGTCACTTTATGAAAAAGTGGCAATCctacatatttttt includes:
- the LOC120272498 gene encoding two-component response regulator ORR6-like, with the protein product MASSKQQMHVLAVDDNSVDRAVISRILRSSKHKVTAVDSAQRALDLLGLEPDVNMIITDYWMPDMTGFDLLKRVKESSVLKEIPVVIMSSENVPSRITRCLEEGAEDFLLKPVRPADVSRLCTRMMMR